The Kordia sp. SMS9 genome window below encodes:
- a CDS encoding glycosyl hydrolase, producing MKKIILLICMLSSVLMLAQHNQNAPWMKELNNKQKQTGKKPTFQEVQQAFNTYWQTHDKDEKGSGYKPFKRWEQQWKRRVKKDGYLPKAKEIWDAWETKSQVAQTQRNTDLSNWQPLGPYNHIQANAQPSGQGRLNAVTVDPNNASIWYVGAPNGGLWKTLDAGANWTPMTDNLPRLGVSAIAVDYNNSNIIYIATGDDDADQTPTFGVLKSLDGGITWSTTGLNVNTIGTMNRMTELFIDPANSNTLIASSDDGVYTSSDAGVTWSQSLAGINIRDLRIKPGNASTIYCVSNTAFYRSTDGGANFTQITNGIPTNTFRMVIDVTPANPNYVYLFSSDATDNREHGIYRSTNSGQSFSLRDQGAYTLIGNNQVWYNMAIGVSDTNANELYIGVMDVWKSTNGGQLWDKLNRWDQLTEAYTHADIHSIRVVAGKVFVASDGGIYSSEDNGTNFTAHHQGLQIGEFFNVAVAQGNANNITGGLQDNGGHGLDVNGDWRAFHPGDGVNALITPTDDDTYYGLTQDGGTLYVSNRADGWFTRVYRPSNSGIGVWVAPLSADSNGDVYAAWSNLFKLNRSTYEWELVGDLQGYTDIMEIAPSNPNIIVSSGHQNFRVSSDGGQTLDFNTNVVGNAIAGIAIHKDDPSKMWITTDGDYANKGIFKTTDGGLTWTDITGNFPVATEYPEDIVHQGNHPLNPIYVSTDLGVYRLDDSSTDWQPFMTNLPNTKIEDLEINLDDQSITAATYGRGLWRSSIPIQLLQNDVSLRAIINPNNTQTSCGDISPQIQVRSNGIDDITEITISYGITGGTMYNYTWNGMLQSNEETLINLPEITVASGSYTLEVSTTIANDGNTANNIRTRDFSVNSSGDFNVTNSFESASDNLIVENGVWQRGVPSGSVLSSVATGTQAYATNLSGNYPEGVEAYLISNCYDFTQIIDPVLKFQMAYILEENWDWANVQYSLNGGQTWQNLGTTNSQPNWYNSNRTDQFDCPGCPGAQWTGANTTMNEYGYDFKANAILGETDLTMEDNIIFRMRLVSDSVITEEGIVLDDFVVEGKDPIEVAAKVFLQGALFNPNVGEETLMRDDLRVLDMLPIQSPYADGMTSRAEVFDVTGTDAIVDWVWIELRSTTTNTEVIASQSALLQRDGDVVNTDGNSTINFVVPEGNYHIAIKHRNHLGIMTNTSIVFLEGLPTTVDFTNQASQNTFGSNGQTSFGMPTGKVAMWTGNVNGDTLIQYSGTTPDAPSILSAVLNDLGNFLNFPTYTINGYNVNDLNLDGKTQYSGTSPDTPFILQNILAHPGNFLNFSTYQIQEQLP from the coding sequence ATGAAAAAAATTATACTTTTAATATGTATGCTTTCTAGTGTACTTATGCTAGCACAACACAATCAAAACGCTCCTTGGATGAAGGAGTTGAACAACAAGCAAAAACAAACTGGAAAAAAACCTACTTTTCAAGAAGTACAACAAGCATTCAATACGTATTGGCAAACGCATGACAAAGACGAAAAAGGAAGCGGATACAAACCTTTCAAACGCTGGGAACAACAATGGAAACGTCGCGTAAAAAAAGATGGTTATTTACCAAAAGCAAAAGAAATATGGGATGCTTGGGAAACAAAAAGTCAAGTTGCACAAACACAAAGGAATACAGATTTAAGCAATTGGCAACCGTTAGGGCCGTACAATCACATTCAGGCAAATGCACAACCTTCTGGACAAGGGCGACTCAACGCAGTTACAGTAGATCCGAACAATGCTAGTATTTGGTACGTAGGTGCGCCAAACGGAGGTTTATGGAAAACCTTAGATGCTGGTGCAAATTGGACGCCGATGACAGACAACTTACCACGCTTAGGCGTTTCGGCCATTGCCGTAGATTATAACAATTCAAACATTATTTACATCGCTACAGGAGATGATGATGCAGATCAAACTCCAACTTTTGGAGTACTAAAATCATTAGATGGCGGAATCACTTGGAGCACTACAGGCTTAAATGTAAATACGATAGGAACTATGAATCGAATGACTGAGTTATTCATAGATCCAGCAAATTCAAATACGCTAATTGCGTCTTCAGATGATGGAGTATATACTTCTTCAGATGCAGGAGTAACTTGGTCACAAAGTTTGGCAGGAATAAACATTCGCGATTTACGTATAAAACCAGGAAATGCGAGTACCATATACTGTGTAAGTAACACAGCTTTTTATCGTTCAACTGATGGAGGCGCAAACTTTACGCAAATAACCAATGGCATACCAACAAATACTTTCCGAATGGTGATTGATGTAACACCTGCAAATCCAAACTATGTATATCTTTTCAGCTCAGATGCTACCGACAATCGAGAACATGGAATTTACAGATCTACCAATAGCGGACAAAGTTTTTCATTGCGAGATCAAGGTGCGTATACACTAATCGGAAACAATCAAGTTTGGTACAACATGGCAATAGGCGTGTCGGATACCAATGCCAATGAACTTTATATTGGAGTAATGGACGTTTGGAAATCTACCAATGGCGGACAATTATGGGACAAACTTAACCGTTGGGATCAATTGACAGAAGCCTACACACATGCGGACATTCATAGCATTCGCGTAGTCGCAGGAAAAGTGTTTGTAGCGTCCGATGGTGGAATCTACAGCAGTGAAGACAACGGAACAAATTTTACAGCACACCATCAAGGATTGCAAATTGGCGAATTCTTTAATGTAGCAGTTGCACAAGGAAATGCAAACAATATTACAGGTGGCTTGCAAGATAATGGCGGACATGGTTTGGATGTAAACGGTGATTGGCGTGCATTCCATCCTGGAGATGGCGTAAACGCGTTAATAACACCGACAGACGATGATACGTATTACGGACTTACGCAAGATGGAGGAACGCTATATGTTTCCAATCGCGCAGATGGTTGGTTTACAAGAGTGTACCGACCTTCAAACTCAGGTATAGGAGTTTGGGTAGCACCTTTATCTGCAGATAGTAATGGAGACGTATATGCCGCTTGGAGTAATTTATTTAAGTTAAACAGATCAACCTATGAGTGGGAATTGGTCGGCGATTTACAAGGATATACAGACATCATGGAAATTGCGCCTTCCAATCCAAACATCATTGTGTCATCTGGTCATCAAAATTTCCGTGTAAGCTCTGATGGTGGACAAACGTTAGACTTTAATACCAATGTAGTTGGAAACGCTATTGCGGGAATCGCCATTCACAAAGACGATCCTAGTAAAATGTGGATTACCACTGATGGTGATTATGCAAACAAAGGAATTTTTAAAACAACCGATGGCGGGTTAACGTGGACAGACATCACAGGAAACTTTCCTGTAGCAACAGAATATCCAGAAGATATTGTACATCAAGGAAATCATCCACTAAATCCAATCTATGTATCTACCGATTTAGGAGTCTATCGTTTAGATGATAGTAGTACAGATTGGCAACCGTTTATGACAAATTTGCCAAATACTAAAATAGAAGATTTAGAAATCAACTTGGACGATCAATCCATCACAGCAGCTACGTATGGTCGTGGCTTGTGGCGCTCATCAATTCCTATACAATTATTACAAAATGATGTCAGCTTACGCGCGATCATCAATCCGAACAATACACAAACAAGCTGTGGAGACATTTCGCCACAAATACAAGTACGAAGCAATGGAATTGATGACATTACAGAAATCACCATTAGCTATGGTATTACTGGCGGCACAATGTATAACTATACGTGGAATGGCATGTTGCAATCTAATGAAGAAACACTAATTAATTTACCTGAAATCACAGTAGCTTCAGGATCGTACACACTCGAAGTAAGTACTACAATTGCAAATGATGGAAATACAGCAAATAACATTCGTACACGAGACTTTAGCGTCAATTCATCGGGAGATTTTAATGTCACAAACTCATTTGAAAGTGCTTCCGATAATTTAATTGTTGAAAACGGAGTTTGGCAACGAGGTGTGCCAAGCGGATCGGTACTAAGCAGTGTTGCTACAGGAACGCAAGCGTATGCCACCAACTTATCAGGAAATTATCCTGAAGGTGTAGAAGCATATTTAATCTCTAATTGTTATGATTTTACGCAAATAATTGATCCTGTCTTAAAATTTCAAATGGCGTATATATTAGAAGAAAACTGGGATTGGGCAAATGTGCAATATTCATTAAACGGTGGACAAACATGGCAAAATTTAGGAACTACAAATAGTCAACCCAACTGGTACAACAGCAATCGAACGGATCAATTTGATTGTCCAGGTTGTCCTGGAGCACAATGGACAGGCGCAAACACTACGATGAATGAATATGGATATGATTTTAAGGCAAATGCAATACTTGGCGAAACCGATTTAACCATGGAAGACAATATTATCTTTAGAATGCGATTGGTGTCTGATAGTGTCATTACGGAAGAAGGAATTGTGCTTGATGATTTTGTAGTAGAAGGAAAAGATCCGATTGAAGTAGCCGCAAAAGTATTTTTACAAGGCGCTTTGTTCAATCCAAATGTAGGAGAAGAAACCTTAATGCGCGATGATCTTCGTGTGTTAGATATGTTGCCTATACAAAGTCCGTACGCAGACGGAATGACCTCGAGAGCTGAGGTGTTTGATGTTACGGGAACAGATGCTATTGTAGATTGGGTTTGGATAGAACTCAGAAGTACCACAACAAATACAGAGGTAATTGCAAGTCAATCTGCTTTGCTGCAACGCGATGGAGATGTAGTAAACACAGATGGAAACTCAACCATCAATTTTGTAGTGCCAGAAGGAAACTATCACATTGCTATAAAACATCGGAATCACTTAGGAATTATGACCAATACCAGTATTGTCTTTTTAGAAGGATTGCCTACTACTGTAGACTTTACCAATCAAGCGAGTCAAAACACGTTTGGAAGCAATGGGCAAACTTCATTTGGCATGCCTACAGGAAAAGTCGCTATGTGGACAGGGAATGTAAATGGCGATACTCTCATTCAATACTCAGGAACTACACCAGATGCGCCAAGTATCTTATCTGCTGTGCTAAATGATCTAGGAAACTTTTTAAACTTTCCAACCTACACGATCAATGGATACAATGTCAATGACTTGAATCTTGACGGGAAAACACAATATTCAGGAACCAGTCCTGACACACCTTTCATTTTGCAAAACATATTGGCACATCCAGGAAACTTCTTGAATTTCAGTACCTATCAAATACAAGAGCAATTGCCCTAA